From a single Mus musculus strain C57BL/6J chromosome 12, GRCm38.p6 C57BL/6J genomic region:
- the Nkx2-9 gene encoding homeobox protein Nkx-2.8, which translates to MATSGRLGFTVRSLLNLPEQDAKPRVRREQQTCVPQTAAWLESECSHYLSSDESGLETSPADSSQLASLRRESPGSDPEKRRKRRVLFSKAQTLELERRFRQQRYLSAPEREQLARLLRLTPTQVKIWFQNHRYKLKRGRAPGITEPSDMAASSDLHAAPGLLRRVVVPVLVHDRPPSNNGRGEGTSAVPQDKCSARLATACPVPGYTAFGPGSALGLFPAYQHLAPPALVSWNW; encoded by the exons ATGGCCACCTCTGGACGCCTCGGCTTCACGGTGCGCAGCCTCCTGAATTTACCTGAACAGGATGCGAAGCCTAGGGTGAGGCGCGAGCAACAGACGTGCGTTCCACAGACTGCTGCCTGGCTGGAGTCGGAGTGCAGCCACTACCTGT CCTCGGACGAGAGCGGCCTGGAGACAAGCCCTGCAGACTCGTCGCAGCTGGCTTCGCTCAGGCGGGAGTCCCCCGGCTCCGACccggagaagaggaggaagcggCGGGTGCTGTTCTCCAAGGCCCAGACCTTGGAGTTGGAGCGGCGCTTTCGGCAGCAGCGCTACCTGTCGGCGCCGGAGCGGGAACAGCTGGCTCGACTCCTGCGCCTCACGCCCACGCAGGTCAAGATCTGGTTCCAGAACCACCGCTACAAGCTGAAGCGAGGGCGAGCGCCTGGGATCACAGAGCCTTCGGATATGGCAGCATCATCTGATCTGCACGCCGCTCCCGGCCTGCTGCGCCGCGTAGTGGTACCCGTGCTGGTTCACGACCGGCCACCGAGCAACAACGGCAGAGGTGAGGGGACCTCTGCGGTGCCCCAGGACAAGTGCAGCGCACGCCTGGCCACTGCGTGTCCGGTGCCAGGCTACACCGCCTTCGGACCGGGCTCGGCGCTTGGCCTCTTCCCAGCCTACCAGCACTTAGCACCACCAGCTctggtctcctggaactggtga